TCGCCAAGTTATTATAAGTACAAGAAAGAGCACCCCACAGTATCATTTATCTTAACCAGAGAGCTGAAAGAGGCTCTGGATATACTTAAGGAGGACAAATCCTATGGGCAAACAATGAAACAAATCATAGAGGGTAATGTCGATCAAGAAATGTCCATAAAATTAAACGAAACGCAGGACGAAGTTTTAAGATTAAATGAACAATTGGAATATCTGAGAGGGGTTCAGCGATTTGAAGTACCATGTAGAAAGTGCAGGCAACCCATGAACTTTTCAAGCAATTCTGACCAATGGAAAACAAAAATATATCCCGCACTCTGGAAAGCATTTAGAACATGGACACACGGAGGAAATTGTCCGGAGGAAGAATAGTTACAATACAACTTCGTCATGCCCTGAAAAATGCGGATTGCATCTAAGTTTGGCAAGCCTGAGAACTCCGGGTAAAAACTGGTCCCAAAATTTTTCAATGGGATCTATGTTTTCTACTGTGATTGGTCAGAATTCTTAAATCGGAAGTAGGGCTATTCGGAAGTACTGAACTTTTGAATAATTTATGTAGGCGGTATTTTTTCGTAAATGTAATTTATTAGGTCTTCAAAATCATCCATTGCTTTTAGTTCGTTTTTTTCTACCAGTACGGTATTATCCACATGTTCATATTTACATGGCCCATTGATGATGAACATAGATTGGGTATTTGTTACTTCAGATATGCTGCTCATTAGTTTTGCCCGTTTTATCATTGCTCCGGAATAATTACTATATCCGGTAAGAATTGTTATTAAGGATTTGTTGTTTACATTATCCTTATGTTCAGATGAAACTGCATTAAATGGTGCCTGAGAAATAGGTATCACATCGCAACCCAAATCAGACAACATAAATTTAATACTAATCCCAAGTTGTGTTTCTGCAGGCTGAATTTTAAATGGGCGACTGCTTTTTTTAGGATGTAAAAAGTCAATGACAGTTGCGATTGTCTCATTGAATATCTCATAAAGTCGCAATACCATATCCACCGACATATCCATGTCTTCTTCTTCATACTTACTTATGGCACGTCTTGATACACCTAACTCTGCAGCAAGTGCACCAATAGATAAATTGTGTCTTATCCTTATATCCCGTAGCAAGCTGCCATCAATACCCACATAAAGACCCCCTGGTGCAGCATAGACTATAGGTGCCAACTCTTCAATAAAATAATCGTAAAATGTTTCAATATTGATGGAGGGAAGGTTGTATCTATAATATACGACTGATGACTCAAGAGGATGGTCTCTTGATTTTTCGGCTATGATAAAAGGTGAACCATTTAGATTTTCTGCAATTAACCTCATCTCTTCTGCAGTTCCCTCTTTAAGGCCATCTATATTGGAGATGACCTTGATCAATAACATTTTTTTTTCTAATCTTGCAGCTATATCAAAACTTCTTGGCCTGATATTGCATCGTTCAGATACACTAAATCCACATTTTTCAAGTATACCTATAACTTGATTGATTAATATCTCTTTATTCATCCTCTTTCCAATTGTGGTACGTAATTCTATATAAAATAAGAGGGTAAATATATGTATTTTATTATTGATAATTGGGTGCTACATAATGAATAATACCAGAGTACATCTATTTATTTCAGGAAAGGTACAGGGGGTTTTTTTCAGACAGAATACCTATAAAAAAGCAAGGGAATTAACATTAACAGGGTGGGTAAAAAATCATTCAGATGGAAGAGTTGAAGTAGTAATCGAAGGTGCCCAAGAGCATGTAAATGAAATGGTCGGTTGGTGCAGGATCGGAAGGCCTCCTGCAAAGGTTGCAGGTGTAGAGGAGATCTGGGAAGAGCCACTTGGTGAATTCGATTCTTTTGAGACAATATATGACTGACCTTAATTACGTTTTTACACCAACGTTTTTATATCCCCTTTTATAATATCATCATGAGGAGGGCAAAATAATGGATAAGCTAATTATCTGCATCGATCGCGACGATGACATTGGTGTAAAAGCTGGAGAAGTCAGTCCAATAATTGGCAGGGACAACAATCTGACAGCAGTCGCAAAGCTTGGGATTGCTGATCCAGAAGATTCTGATATTAATACCATCTATGCAGGTATCAAACTTTATGATGAATTGATTAAAAATGGTTTTGATGTTGAGATTGTATCCATAGCAGGAGACCGTGATGTCGGCCTGATTTCGGACCATCATATTTCGGAACAAATTGATGAATTACTGAAAAATTACCCTGTTCAAAACGCCATCTTTGTCTCGGACGGGGCAGAGGACGAATCAATTCTACCCATCATTGAATCCAGAATTAAAGTGGATGGAGTTCACAGGGTCATTGTCAAGCAGAGTGCAAACCTGGAGAGCACCTGGTATATCTTAAAGACAGCTTTCAATGATCCAAAGATCGCTAACACTTTTTTTGTCCCCCTCGGCCTGGCCGCTTTAATATATTCATTCTTTATTTTTACCGGTGACCCCAAATATGCGTGGGCTTCGG
This sequence is a window from Methanosarcinales archaeon. Protein-coding genes within it:
- a CDS encoding acylphosphatase; translation: MNNTRVHLFISGKVQGVFFRQNTYKKARELTLTGWVKNHSDGRVEVVIEGAQEHVNEMVGWCRIGRPPAKVAGVEEIWEEPLGEFDSFETIYD
- a CDS encoding transcriptional regulator produces the protein MNKEILINQVIGILEKCGFSVSERCNIRPRSFDIAARLEKKMLLIKVISNIDGLKEGTAEEMRLIAENLNGSPFIIAEKSRDHPLESSVVYYRYNLPSINIETFYDYFIEELAPIVYAAPGGLYVGIDGSLLRDIRIRHNLSIGALAAELGVSRRAISKYEEEDMDMSVDMVLRLYEIFNETIATVIDFLHPKKSSRPFKIQPAETQLGISIKFMLSDLGCDVIPISQAPFNAVSSEHKDNVNNKSLITILTGYSNYSGAMIKRAKLMSSISEVTNTQSMFIINGPCKYEHVDNTVLVEKNELKAMDDFEDLINYIYEKIPPT
- a CDS encoding DUF373 family protein; the protein is MDKLIICIDRDDDIGVKAGEVSPIIGRDNNLTAVAKLGIADPEDSDINTIYAGIKLYDELIKNGFDVEIVSIAGDRDVGLISDHHISEQIDELLKNYPVQNAIFVSDGAEDESILPIIESRIKVDGVHRVIVKQSANLESTWYILKTAFNDPKIANTFFVPLGLAALIYSFFIFTGDPKYAWASVLGAIGVYMLARGFGLDDVFGNYKSIMKQSLVKGKMSFITYLVALVLLIIGTILGAINFWEYYIRIDVFVGIIILIMVFVNYSIWWLVAAGWVAVIGRMIDLSQEGGNYRKNWPFLFFLFSIGLLFWGASTFILSVSPSIQEYFISADTGRNLLVLSVIGAIIISLIGIWVSTRSSNVQNQPA